From a region of the Zingiber officinale cultivar Zhangliang chromosome 10B, Zo_v1.1, whole genome shotgun sequence genome:
- the LOC122028968 gene encoding CLAVATA3/ESR (CLE)-related protein 4A-1-like, with the protein MEEIRRAMHNIPLALALAALILASFMATEADGYRPLHDAPEGPDPIHNEERFNFKPLHDAPEGLDPIHNDAYFKPLHDVLEGPNPINNGEEFNFKPLHDVPAGPNPINNGEEFNFKPLHDVSAGPNPINNVEEFNFKPLHDVPEGPNPINN; encoded by the exons ATGGAGGAAATTAGAAGAGCAATGCACAATATTCCCCTTGCATTAGCCCTTGCGGCTTTGATCTTAGCATCCTTCATGGCCACTGAAGCTGATGGATATCGACCTCTGCACGATGCTCCTGAAGGTCCTGATCCTATCCATAACGAAGAAAGGTTTAACTTTAAGCCTCTGCACGATGCACCTGAAGGTCTTGATCCTATCCATAACGATGCATACTTTAAGCCTCTGCATGATGTTCTTGAAG GTCCTAATCCTATTAACAACGGAGAAGAGTTTAACTTTAAGCCTCTGCACGATGTTCCTGCAGGTCCTAATCCTATTAACAACGGAGAAGAGTTTAACTTTAAGCCTTTGCACGATGTTTCTGCAGGTCCTAATCCTATTAACAACGTAGAAGAGTTTAACTTTAAGCCTCTGCACGATGTTCCTGAAGGTCCTAATCCTATCAACAACTAA